A portion of the Stigmatella aurantiaca DW4/3-1 genome contains these proteins:
- a CDS encoding tyrosine-type recombinase/integrase, protein MSVRLRQWKTQEGKVQEAWWVDVKYQHPSGRVERIRKASPINTRRGAEEYERQIRHALLTGTFGKENGAGRVLTLGEFVPRFLTYSENNNKHSSVVTKRQILDDHLIPAFGNMPLDAIGPAEIEDFKAAMRKKPSGARARKEAPTRAALLKRKGSGAVKLLSLKSINNVLTVLHKLLALAQEQGVLQHVPRVKLFKTDKPAFDFLSFEEAERMSNAAEPEWRTLILVALKTGLRLGELIGLQWADLDLQRGKLNVRRTIWRGVVGLPKGGRERTVDLPTSAVEALKAHRHLCGPYVFCQTDGRPLTAGMTKHPLLRALRRAGVSRPEGSIGWHDLRHTYGSHLAMRGVALKVIQELMGHATIEMTMRYAHLSPEARESAVQELDRPIPQPRAALG, encoded by the coding sequence ATGAGCGTCAGACTGCGGCAGTGGAAGACCCAGGAGGGCAAGGTGCAAGAGGCGTGGTGGGTGGACGTCAAGTACCAGCACCCCAGTGGCAGGGTGGAGCGGATCCGCAAGGCCTCGCCCATCAACACCCGCCGGGGGGCTGAAGAGTACGAGCGACAGATACGCCATGCACTCCTGACCGGAACCTTCGGAAAGGAGAACGGCGCGGGTCGGGTTCTCACCCTCGGGGAGTTCGTCCCGCGCTTCCTGACGTACAGCGAGAACAACAACAAGCACTCCAGCGTCGTCACCAAGCGGCAGATCCTGGATGATCACCTGATCCCCGCGTTCGGCAACATGCCCCTTGATGCCATCGGCCCAGCGGAGATCGAAGACTTCAAGGCGGCCATGCGTAAGAAGCCCTCGGGGGCGCGTGCACGGAAGGAAGCTCCCACGCGGGCGGCCCTCCTCAAGCGCAAGGGCTCCGGTGCGGTGAAGCTGCTCTCCCTCAAGTCGATCAACAACGTTCTGACGGTCCTGCACAAGTTGCTGGCACTGGCTCAAGAACAGGGCGTGCTCCAACACGTCCCGCGCGTCAAGCTGTTCAAGACGGACAAGCCCGCCTTTGACTTCCTCTCCTTCGAGGAAGCCGAGCGCATGAGCAATGCCGCTGAGCCGGAGTGGCGGACGTTGATCCTCGTGGCGCTCAAGACGGGGTTGCGGCTTGGAGAGTTGATCGGGCTTCAGTGGGCAGACCTGGACTTGCAGCGCGGCAAGCTGAACGTGCGCCGAACGATCTGGCGCGGCGTGGTGGGACTGCCCAAGGGTGGACGGGAAAGGACCGTGGACTTGCCCACGTCGGCGGTGGAAGCACTCAAGGCACACCGCCACCTGTGCGGCCCATACGTGTTCTGCCAGACGGACGGTCGCCCGCTCACCGCTGGGATGACCAAGCACCCGCTCCTGCGAGCGCTGCGTAGGGCAGGAGTCAGCCGCCCGGAGGGCTCCATCGGCTGGCACGACCTGCGCCACACCTACGGCAGCCACCTCGCGATGCGGGGCGTTGCTCTCAAAGTCATCCAAGAGTTGATGGGCCACGCGACCATCGAGATGACCATGAGGTACGCGCACCTGTCGCCCGAGGCGCGGGAGAGTGCGGTGCAGGAGTTGGATCGGCCCATCCCCCAGCCGCGCGCCGCTCTGGGCTAG
- a CDS encoding ISAzo13-like element ISStau11 family transposase, whose translation MGEESTLKAIQSKYEALRADINEAVRRRWAAAEARALGPKGIRLVAQATGLSLPTVRRGMRELRQGIPQEVFRARRPGGGRRKLTAKDATLLADLEALVDPATRGDPTSPLRWTCKSTLKLAEELHNQGHGLSAHTVGEVLHRQGYSLQSNRKTREGAQHPDRNAQFEYLNARVKEFQERGSPVISVDAKKKELVGDFKNAGREWNPKGQPPRVRVHDFVDEELGKALPYGVYDMGANEGWVSVGVTHDTPAFAIATIRTWWLEMGSVRYPKAKELLIIADSGGSNSARARLWKVELQHLADEMGLRMAVSHLPPGTSKWNKIEHRMFCHITHNWRGRPLESREVIVNPIGSTTTAKRLHIQASLDMSNYPTGIKVRDEDMEALNLERDDFHGEWNYMLLPNAPSPPSR comes from the coding sequence ATGGGCGAGGAGTCAACGCTGAAAGCCATCCAGAGCAAGTATGAGGCTTTGCGCGCCGACATAAATGAGGCTGTCCGCCGAAGATGGGCGGCAGCGGAAGCCAGGGCATTGGGCCCCAAAGGAATCCGTCTTGTTGCCCAAGCAACGGGATTGTCGCTGCCGACGGTTCGCCGAGGAATGAGGGAGCTGAGGCAAGGCATCCCGCAGGAGGTATTCCGCGCACGTCGGCCCGGAGGAGGTCGAAGGAAACTGACAGCAAAAGATGCGACGCTCCTGGCAGACCTCGAGGCCTTGGTGGACCCAGCAACTCGTGGGGATCCCACCTCACCGTTGCGTTGGACATGCAAAAGCACGTTGAAGCTCGCAGAGGAGCTGCATAACCAAGGCCATGGCCTCAGCGCGCATACGGTGGGCGAGGTTCTCCACCGACAGGGCTACAGCCTTCAGAGCAATCGAAAGACCCGTGAGGGAGCACAACATCCGGACCGCAACGCGCAGTTCGAGTACCTGAATGCCCGGGTGAAGGAGTTCCAGGAGCGCGGCTCACCGGTCATCTCCGTAGACGCGAAGAAGAAGGAGCTGGTGGGGGACTTCAAGAATGCCGGGCGAGAGTGGAACCCCAAGGGGCAGCCACCTCGGGTGCGCGTCCATGACTTTGTGGACGAGGAACTGGGCAAGGCCTTGCCCTATGGCGTCTACGACATGGGTGCCAACGAAGGCTGGGTGAGCGTCGGGGTGACGCATGACACCCCCGCCTTCGCGATCGCGACCATTCGGACGTGGTGGCTCGAAATGGGGAGTGTGCGCTATCCGAAGGCGAAGGAGTTGCTCATCATCGCCGATAGTGGTGGCAGCAACAGCGCCCGCGCCCGCCTGTGGAAGGTGGAGTTGCAGCATCTGGCGGACGAAATGGGCCTGCGGATGGCCGTCAGCCATCTGCCACCTGGTACCAGCAAGTGGAACAAGATTGAGCATCGGATGTTCTGCCACATCACTCACAACTGGCGCGGGCGGCCGTTGGAAAGCCGAGAAGTCATTGTCAATCCGATTGGGAGTACGACGACCGCCAAGAGACTCCACATTCAGGCCAGCCTCGATATGTCGAACTACCCCACGGGCATCAAGGTACGCGACGAGGACATGGAAGCATTGAACCTCGAACGCGATGACTTCCATGGGGAATGGAACTACATGCTCCTTCCCAACGCCCCGAGTCCTCCATCACGATAG
- a CDS encoding serine/threonine protein kinase, translating to MRTLLRLPSGLFIDGWHVLKELGNGGFAVVYLVEKNGLRRAVKVARHRQASGDDKQTHARLKRELTVLSMLDHPNIVALCGHGYAEAGNFYLALEYVDGWTLDEWKERKHPTFHEILRVFVKIATALAYMHSRGILHRDLKLANVVIRKSDCEPVIIDFGCATYEQAADLTESGLPPGTDRFRAPEQFTYLREHREEHRAKYAFQVADEIFAVGAMLYELLTDPRPTEERPRETLNSPFDPPTPPRARNPRVPEALGDLVESMLSRDPADRPVDTDALHRELAELEAHPGADYQALAHPPSEQRRPERPNVDEPVEQDAGRWSKLRALGGRVGAVVRRSGKRLAVGAVAAVVLGVAAALWLRPQTPESVVEPIGATSPTPPISAPDMSPLAPAPVVGTLPTPAPVSEEGSTVKTSPPEDPKEAPRQKTSPGSDMRKAVAVGCALAAGCTGVQLKPDPFTCPEGAVATRKELHWGDRDRFSVVLDDRYDREADVWLRAGDTVVGVVPEGVTPSQAKVAPPGTRFLGGKVYVWPEKTASGRPGRVVVKYERVKLPRQDEVPVCFVVDVGARELKDGAAKTANGNAGFVTDDWRP from the coding sequence ATGAGAACTCTTCTCAGGCTGCCTTCCGGCCTTTTCATTGACGGCTGGCACGTGTTGAAGGAACTTGGCAACGGTGGGTTTGCCGTCGTCTATCTCGTTGAGAAGAACGGGCTGCGTCGCGCGGTCAAGGTGGCGCGGCACCGTCAGGCCAGCGGGGACGACAAACAGACACACGCTCGCTTGAAGCGCGAATTGACGGTTCTTTCGATGCTGGATCATCCGAACATCGTCGCGCTTTGCGGCCATGGGTACGCGGAAGCAGGCAATTTCTATCTCGCTCTTGAGTATGTAGATGGCTGGACGCTCGACGAGTGGAAAGAGCGCAAGCACCCCACCTTTCACGAAATCCTGCGCGTCTTTGTGAAGATCGCCACCGCCCTGGCCTACATGCACAGCCGGGGCATCCTTCACCGGGATTTGAAGCTCGCTAACGTGGTGATCCGGAAGAGCGACTGCGAGCCGGTGATCATCGACTTTGGCTGTGCGACATACGAGCAAGCGGCGGATTTGACCGAGAGCGGACTTCCGCCCGGAACCGATCGCTTCCGTGCCCCCGAGCAGTTCACATACCTGCGCGAGCACAGGGAAGAGCACCGGGCGAAGTATGCCTTCCAGGTAGCCGACGAAATCTTCGCCGTCGGCGCGATGCTCTACGAACTGCTAACGGACCCGCGACCGACCGAAGAGCGCCCGCGCGAGACTCTCAACAGCCCGTTCGATCCGCCCACGCCGCCCCGGGCTCGGAACCCCCGCGTGCCCGAAGCGCTCGGCGATCTCGTCGAAAGCATGCTGTCCCGCGATCCCGCAGACCGCCCTGTTGATACCGATGCTCTTCACCGCGAGCTGGCCGAGTTGGAGGCGCATCCGGGAGCTGACTACCAAGCGCTCGCGCATCCCCCCTCGGAGCAGCGTCGACCCGAGCGGCCCAACGTCGACGAGCCGGTCGAGCAGGACGCGGGCCGATGGAGCAAGCTGCGTGCGTTGGGCGGCAGGGTGGGTGCCGTTGTCCGTCGCTCGGGGAAGCGGCTCGCGGTTGGCGCGGTCGCTGCCGTCGTGCTCGGCGTTGCCGCAGCCCTTTGGCTCCGTCCCCAAACGCCTGAGTCAGTCGTCGAGCCCATCGGCGCCACGAGCCCGACGCCCCCGATATCCGCCCCTGATATGTCACCCCTCGCCCCCGCGCCTGTGGTGGGCACATTGCCAACACCCGCCCCCGTATCGGAGGAAGGTTCAACCGTGAAGACATCCCCACCTGAAGATCCGAAAGAAGCACCCCGCCAGAAGACCTCTCCCGGCTCGGACATGCGCAAAGCCGTAGCAGTCGGCTGTGCTCTCGCGGCCGGATGCACCGGCGTTCAACTCAAGCCCGACCCGTTCACCTGCCCAGAAGGCGCGGTCGCAACGCGAAAAGAGTTGCACTGGGGGGACCGAGACCGCTTTAGCGTCGTGCTGGATGACCGATACGATCGAGAGGCCGACGTGTGGCTTCGCGCGGGCGACACAGTTGTCGGGGTTGTTCCCGAGGGTGTGACCCCATCGCAGGCCAAAGTAGCCCCCCCAGGGACGCGCTTTCTCGGCGGGAAGGTCTACGTGTGGCCCGAGAAGACGGCATCCGGCAGGCCGGGTCGGGTCGTCGTGAAGTACGAGCGCGTGAAGCTGCCACGACAGGACGAGGTTCCCGTGTGCTTCGTCGTTGACGTGGGCGCGCGTGAACTGAAGGACGGTGCCGCGAAGACCGCGAACGGGAATGCAGGATTCGTCACGGATGACTGGCGACCCTGA
- a CDS encoding serine/threonine protein kinase — translation MSAIEFKLPQGAILFSDGAGVSYEFRKALGEAHHGLSLFLARKRVNGYAQGKVLLKAVGNPIGAEQALRVFKARAKLEEQVRLAACLHHPGIVRTHGLHKTASAWYVVTDHPAGQDLDDLMGLATELDRWFSPFFTLYVGAQVADVLQYAHAAKGAQGLPLGIVHRAIDMSHIFMDWEGQVQVSDFGLALATLPGRVASTVRRPQGDTYFASPEMLLGGKVDARSDLFSLGLVMLEMSTGRNLLDTDMGVSDAAKSALSKRQLARVKRAIKRARLAGCEPAIEQTIWRAATYTQEDLEAVTAGLPDTLRVPLRKLLQRSPSARYQTAAELETDLRRWLGGQFGKEKAAAELKEMKREAGAFMVDLGLKGSDSITTA, via the coding sequence ATGTCAGCGATCGAGTTCAAGCTTCCGCAGGGGGCGATTCTGTTCTCCGATGGGGCTGGGGTTTCTTACGAGTTTCGTAAAGCCTTGGGCGAGGCGCATCACGGCCTGAGCCTCTTTCTGGCGCGGAAACGCGTCAATGGGTACGCGCAAGGGAAGGTGCTGCTCAAGGCAGTCGGCAATCCGATCGGCGCTGAGCAGGCGCTGCGGGTCTTCAAGGCGCGGGCGAAGCTCGAAGAGCAGGTGAGGCTTGCAGCGTGTCTCCACCACCCGGGCATTGTTCGCACCCACGGCCTGCACAAGACCGCATCGGCTTGGTACGTGGTCACCGACCATCCTGCGGGGCAGGATCTCGATGACCTGATGGGGCTCGCGACCGAACTCGACCGCTGGTTCTCGCCCTTCTTCACGCTGTACGTCGGCGCGCAGGTTGCTGACGTGTTGCAGTACGCGCACGCGGCCAAAGGCGCACAGGGGCTCCCGCTCGGCATTGTCCACAGGGCCATCGACATGAGTCACATCTTCATGGATTGGGAGGGGCAGGTTCAGGTTTCCGACTTCGGGCTCGCGCTTGCCACCCTGCCGGGCCGCGTCGCCTCCACCGTGCGCCGACCGCAAGGGGATACCTACTTCGCTTCGCCCGAGATGCTTCTCGGCGGCAAGGTGGATGCACGCTCGGATCTCTTCTCGCTCGGGCTCGTCATGCTCGAAATGTCCACGGGGCGGAACCTGCTCGATACCGATATGGGGGTCTCCGACGCGGCGAAGTCGGCACTCTCAAAGAGACAGCTCGCCCGCGTGAAGCGCGCGATCAAGCGCGCTCGGCTGGCCGGATGTGAGCCCGCGATTGAGCAGACGATCTGGCGTGCGGCGACCTACACGCAGGAAGACCTCGAAGCGGTCACGGCGGGCCTGCCCGATACGCTGCGTGTCCCCCTTCGCAAGCTGCTTCAGCGCTCCCCTAGCGCGCGCTACCAGACCGCAGCGGAGCTGGAGACGGACCTGCGCCGATGGCTCGGGGGGCAATTCGGCAAGGAAAAGGCTGCGGCCGAGCTGAAAGAGATGAAGAGGGAGGCAGGCGCATTCATGGTCGACCTGGGCTTGAAGGGCTCGGACAGCATCACGACCGCCTGA
- a CDS encoding DUF2381 family protein: protein MIVPVRLALLLALLLGAAARAEAAPSRTKRDRPVAVTVNPTEPLPEIHVAPDVPTVLLFPADIQKKTITVDQSRIRVVDTGARSIIVQAVEDYRPNERQELEVYFADGKSPARAAFVLVMDPAEVDTRIDVERPEPPNGACPVEVQQSDPQPEDFVLLGYVNESGVPTAKFDEATDDAQGLKSDAGVSYRGNGWVLFDIVIRNLSGRPSFAPHEATLRGKDGVTLRALRVTAERDTIAPGESARVLVMADVPPPSAGLVFTLEVLGAGGRSVVIPRVTLPTAAPEGKR from the coding sequence TTGATCGTACCCGTCAGATTGGCCCTTCTGCTCGCGCTCTTACTGGGAGCTGCCGCGCGAGCCGAAGCTGCGCCGAGCCGCACGAAGCGAGATCGGCCCGTCGCCGTCACCGTCAACCCCACCGAGCCACTACCCGAGATCCACGTCGCGCCTGATGTGCCCACGGTCCTGCTCTTTCCCGCCGACATCCAGAAGAAGACCATCACGGTCGATCAGTCACGGATCCGGGTTGTGGACACGGGGGCGCGATCGATCATCGTGCAAGCGGTGGAGGATTACCGGCCCAACGAGCGGCAGGAACTCGAGGTTTACTTCGCGGATGGAAAGTCGCCCGCTCGGGCCGCGTTCGTGCTCGTGATGGATCCGGCCGAAGTGGACACGCGGATCGACGTGGAGCGGCCCGAGCCGCCGAACGGAGCCTGCCCGGTCGAAGTGCAGCAAAGCGATCCCCAGCCGGAAGACTTCGTGTTGCTGGGCTACGTGAATGAATCCGGCGTACCCACAGCTAAGTTCGATGAAGCCACGGACGATGCGCAGGGGCTTAAGTCGGACGCGGGCGTGTCCTATCGCGGCAATGGTTGGGTGCTCTTTGACATCGTGATCAGGAACCTGTCCGGTCGTCCGTCATTCGCGCCACACGAAGCGACGTTGAGGGGCAAGGATGGCGTCACGCTGCGGGCTCTTCGCGTGACGGCTGAAAGGGACACCATCGCCCCCGGGGAATCTGCCCGTGTGCTTGTGATGGCAGACGTGCCGCCCCCGAGCGCAGGACTTGTCTTCACTCTCGAAGTGCTCGGAGCCGGTGGCCGAAGCGTTGTGATTCCACGAGTGACACTTCCGACCGCCGCTCCGGAGGGCAAGCGATGA
- a CDS encoding DUF6310 domain-containing protein, translating into MPRRTCSAPLLLLLLSACTTMDPSPGEFEAPSPRLANLQRAALYPWTDDGQCVVREASNEWPILAERCFYALERDRMRFRDVTKKCAVAQADAAAPAVVALCIFAAPEIVAGAVIVVGAVVVAAAIQEGIDAYQRHAARERAKLKTQPTPAKEPLANQTPKPKGSPTGDIFPVPDSNPRRPECEAIPVPRASKDDPHNECADKFPPNRYPGMDVSVGGIRFDALQVGVRVLWEIKTHQFDKYNSFVQSMEIDKELKQIQRERAIATACGYDFVIGVSTQAHKDALLAKAPLLNIVVTGCTR; encoded by the coding sequence ATGCCTCGCCGAACTTGTAGCGCCCCCCTGCTCCTGCTCCTGCTCTCAGCCTGCACAACGATGGATCCGAGCCCGGGAGAGTTTGAGGCCCCGAGCCCGAGACTCGCCAATCTTCAGCGGGCGGCGCTGTACCCCTGGACAGATGACGGGCAGTGCGTCGTGCGAGAAGCATCCAACGAGTGGCCTATCCTTGCGGAGCGGTGCTTTTACGCTCTAGAGCGCGACAGGATGAGGTTCCGGGATGTGACAAAGAAATGCGCCGTCGCCCAAGCGGATGCAGCGGCTCCCGCAGTCGTCGCCCTCTGTATCTTCGCCGCGCCCGAAATCGTCGCGGGTGCAGTGATTGTCGTTGGCGCGGTGGTGGTCGCAGCCGCCATCCAAGAGGGGATTGATGCATATCAACGGCACGCAGCCCGCGAGCGTGCGAAGCTCAAGACGCAACCGACACCTGCTAAGGAGCCCTTAGCGAACCAAACACCTAAGCCAAAGGGGTCGCCCACTGGAGACATCTTCCCAGTACCAGACTCCAACCCGCGCCGCCCGGAGTGCGAGGCCATCCCGGTGCCGCGCGCATCCAAAGATGATCCGCATAACGAGTGCGCCGACAAGTTTCCGCCCAACCGTTATCCCGGCATGGACGTAAGCGTGGGAGGAATACGCTTCGATGCGCTGCAAGTCGGTGTGCGCGTGCTCTGGGAGATCAAGACCCATCAATTCGATAAATATAATTCCTTCGTCCAGAGCATGGAGATCGACAAGGAACTCAAGCAAATTCAAAGGGAGCGAGCCATCGCAACGGCATGTGGATATGACTTCGTCATCGGGGTGAGCACCCAAGCGCATAAAGACGCGCTACTCGCCAAGGCTCCACTCCTCAATATCGTCGTCACGGGATGCACACGATGA
- a CDS encoding helix-turn-helix domain-containing protein translates to MSASPLAANTAPAFLTVEEAAELLRVNRKTLYEAIRLEQVPGVARLGRILRIHRDTLLTWSPGNSRPALGDKKP, encoded by the coding sequence ATGAGCGCGTCCCCTCTAGCTGCGAACACCGCGCCCGCGTTTCTCACCGTGGAGGAAGCCGCCGAACTTCTGCGGGTGAACCGGAAAACCCTCTATGAGGCGATCCGGCTCGAACAGGTGCCCGGCGTTGCTCGGCTCGGGCGAATCCTCCGCATCCACCGGGACACGCTGCTAACGTGGAGCCCCGGTAACAGCAGACCTGCGCTCGGAGACAAGAAGCCATGA
- the tnpA gene encoding IS66 family insertion sequence element accessory protein TnpA, which produces MANAELWKKRIEDWRASGLSAAEYCKGQEFTTGPLYRWSSRLAEAARGEAGPGVPLVRLVRGMGPRVSAPVKTERGAAEVIIEVEGARILVRPGTDVATVRVALEALGPAVRGPGR; this is translated from the coding sequence ATGGCAAACGCAGAGCTGTGGAAGAAGCGGATTGAGGACTGGCGCGCCAGCGGGTTGAGCGCAGCAGAGTATTGCAAGGGCCAGGAATTCACGACGGGCCCGTTGTACCGGTGGTCCAGCCGACTGGCGGAGGCCGCGCGAGGAGAGGCAGGCCCTGGCGTGCCGCTGGTGCGACTGGTCCGCGGCATGGGGCCCCGTGTCTCGGCGCCTGTGAAGACCGAGCGAGGGGCTGCTGAGGTCATCATCGAAGTGGAAGGGGCGCGCATCCTGGTGCGGCCCGGGACGGATGTGGCGACGGTGCGGGTGGCGCTGGAGGCACTGGGGCCTGCGGTACGGGGGCCGGGGCGATGA
- the tnpB gene encoding IS66 family insertion sequence element accessory protein TnpB (TnpB, as the term is used for proteins encoded by IS66 family insertion elements, is considered an accessory protein, since TnpC, encoded by a neighboring gene, is a DDE family transposase.) yields the protein MIPHGVEIFVGLEPIDLRWGFERLAGVVEERLGRQTRSGALFVFFGKRRTALKVLFYDGTGLCLFYKRLDAGGFQVPRGLEEGATHLAVEEHVLEELLDGLRVEAPTRGPRPH from the coding sequence ATGATTCCGCACGGCGTCGAAATCTTCGTCGGGCTGGAGCCGATTGACTTGCGCTGGGGCTTCGAGCGGCTGGCGGGGGTGGTGGAAGAGCGCCTGGGCCGCCAGACGCGCAGCGGCGCGCTGTTCGTCTTCTTTGGCAAGCGTCGCACCGCGCTCAAGGTGCTCTTCTACGACGGCACGGGGCTGTGCCTTTTCTACAAGCGGTTGGACGCGGGCGGCTTCCAGGTGCCACGGGGTTTGGAGGAAGGCGCCACCCACCTGGCGGTGGAGGAGCACGTGCTGGAGGAGTTGCTGGACGGACTGCGAGTCGAGGCGCCGACTCGCGGCCCTCGCCCGCATTGA
- a CDS encoding phage major capsid protein: MTREQISEMVKALGPEVARELINAAAKSAPGRVGTDRTTREGSVYASVANFGAFTKRRGLRSSSGLARGDRPEERAEVRKIVLKAHKGMVLTDISNDLLRTPGVGDAGVGEDIRATVADGLDDAGFNGDGTGAAPKGLFAQLDAAHAFASTGTTADAYLADVDKAVELPMTAHVRMGTAAWVIHPTRATALMQLKDTGIFIFRQEMLDKGTIRGFPFVMTTRVPVTRITFCADWRQFIYGIDEELSLSEHDTRAEYDETTIRAIVKGDFKLRQPKAFSSITY; encoded by the coding sequence ATGACTCGCGAGCAAATCTCGGAGATGGTGAAGGCGCTCGGCCCCGAGGTCGCGCGTGAGCTGATCAACGCTGCGGCGAAGAGCGCCCCCGGCCGCGTGGGTACAGACAGGACGACGCGCGAGGGCAGCGTCTACGCCAGCGTCGCGAACTTCGGCGCGTTCACAAAGAGACGGGGACTTCGGTCTTCAAGTGGGTTGGCGAGGGGAGACCGTCCCGAGGAGCGCGCCGAAGTACGGAAGATCGTGCTCAAGGCGCACAAGGGCATGGTGCTGACGGACATCAGCAACGACCTGCTGCGCACGCCGGGGGTCGGCGACGCGGGCGTCGGAGAGGACATCCGCGCCACCGTGGCCGATGGTCTCGACGACGCCGGGTTCAACGGTGACGGCACGGGCGCCGCGCCGAAGGGGCTCTTCGCGCAGCTCGACGCCGCTCACGCCTTCGCGAGCACGGGCACGACCGCCGACGCCTACCTCGCCGACGTCGACAAGGCGGTCGAGCTACCGATGACCGCGCATGTGCGGATGGGAACGGCCGCGTGGGTCATCCACCCGACGCGGGCAACCGCGCTGATGCAGCTCAAGGACACGGGCATCTTCATCTTCCGTCAGGAGATGCTCGACAAGGGGACCATCCGCGGCTTCCCCTTCGTGATGACGACGCGCGTCCCGGTGACGCGGATCACGTTCTGTGCCGACTGGCGCCAATTCATCTACGGGATCGACGAGGAATTGAGCCTGTCCGAGCACGACACGCGCGCCGAGTACGACGAGACGACCATCCGCGCGATCGTGAAGGGCGACTTCAAGCTGCGTCAGCCGAAGGCGTTCAGCTCGATCACCTACTGA
- a CDS encoding DUF5953 family protein, whose protein sequence is MTQQRTLTLITYAPALMGKDSRTVDVIHGMEKALPGLRLKWRLSGSGRPIALPQRDAWLVESIENGGFPIVCNGDKSYPVTVSGMENSGLFTAGGQPQFEVHAEMPLDEPVTAASAAVLEAVAEGARAFWGCATPYAAKVDIAYQTAPTLQGPPSPRRGLPALKLFQHIRSPEIPYYLGWLNYWSAAAAKTIGFPDLARDAELLTRARRTPLGGWVVQLTDTPLDLDIPAHLDALKRAYERFPAIGGRDSP, encoded by the coding sequence ATGACTCAGCAAAGAACCCTCACCCTTATCACCTACGCGCCTGCACTCATGGGCAAAGACAGCCGCACAGTCGACGTCATCCATGGGATGGAAAAGGCGCTCCCCGGCTTGAGGCTGAAGTGGCGGCTCTCAGGCAGTGGGCGCCCCATCGCATTGCCACAGCGCGACGCATGGCTCGTAGAAAGCATTGAGAACGGGGGATTCCCTATTGTGTGCAACGGGGACAAGAGTTACCCCGTGACGGTTTCTGGAATGGAAAATTCGGGACTCTTCACCGCGGGCGGTCAGCCCCAGTTTGAAGTCCATGCAGAAATGCCACTGGACGAGCCTGTGACCGCGGCATCGGCGGCTGTGCTTGAAGCCGTGGCGGAGGGCGCACGCGCGTTCTGGGGGTGTGCAACGCCATACGCCGCTAAGGTGGACATCGCGTATCAGACAGCGCCCACGCTGCAAGGGCCGCCGTCTCCACGCAGGGGGCTGCCTGCCCTGAAACTCTTCCAGCACATTCGCTCGCCTGAGATTCCCTATTACCTTGGGTGGCTGAACTACTGGTCTGCCGCTGCCGCGAAGACCATCGGGTTCCCGGACCTGGCCCGCGACGCCGAGCTGCTCACGCGAGCGCGGCGCACGCCGTTGGGCGGATGGGTCGTGCAGCTCACCGATACGCCGCTCGATCTCGACATCCCCGCGCACCTGGACGCGCTCAAACGTGCCTACGAGCGCTTCCCGGCGATCGGCGGGCGCGACTCTCCGTGA